The Amblyomma americanum isolate KBUSLIRL-KWMA chromosome 2, ASM5285725v1, whole genome shotgun sequence genome contains the following window.
GGCCTCCTCATTGAATTTGTGGTGGAATCAAACGCAAGAACAGTAACTGCATTGCcactgacaatgccattgtgtattagatagcgctacgcactgtctagacgagtgaaatatgtattctttaaataaaagaatgtattcgtatgtcttaaaaaatcgtggcagacataactgataccaatggtttcatgtttttgcgtatttaattagTAAAGGAAATATCACACCAAGTCTAAAATCTAAAACTATATCAGTTCGAAACCGGCAAAGCAGTGACTGGCGCTGATGTGAAAACCTAAAAGACATGAAATGAGCAAGCAGAGGACAAACATTTTAATGCATCTTTGTCGGTGAAGAAGCTTTAGATTTTCGTAAATatccaacggccagggaaaaatctcaatgccGCTGTCCTTCCTTCCAATGTACTGCGCAGCAgtagctgtcaccggtcatgtattgcgagtaattgcacctaAATTTTATTCGCAACAGCTAGCACATGTATGAACGAGGAGTTCTGCAAAAATTACGTTAGAAGTGGGAAACTAAATGGAATATTAAAAATTCGAAGACACAACTTGATAAAGGACAAGAAAGTGTCACTGGAAATAAAGTCGCTGCATGTATGCACAAAACGTCCAAACAAGATATTTAAATACACGTGTGTCTCCACTAATTCTACGTATCTAAACAAAATTCGCTATATACGATGCGTCAAACGGCAAATAAACATCCTGCGCAATCGCAGATAGTAAACATAACACACGGAAAGACAGacgatccaggcaagaacaaaactATGATAGCAGAAGTCGCGATATGTACTTGGGCCTATTAGGAAttgccgccagctggtattaagattggcgccagcatgtctcgaggattgccaccaagacagaatctctcgccaggtgtctgcgggatgcatttaccgcgctcgcccggtcgttgcagcgcgggacaagcggggagcagggttctgcgcaAATTCCTTTAAGGAGTCCCTGTCCCCGgcagcgaagtggttccggctgtcttccgattttccccgtcCTCTCCACGACCTGGCTACTCCTGgcttcacgggcacagcaccagcgtgagaacggatcgccacagtggctcgtcagcaggcttcgccggccatggctaatggcagaaccactggggattagacagtagagacttttagtatagcgtacgcagacatacgcaaaggcatagcgtacgctataaaatagcgtgcttcgtactgcgcatgcgctaaacgctattccaaaccgaggtttagcgtacgtgcgcgttacgtacgctatttctcgaatttagcgtgcgtgctcttgcgtacgctgggaaaaatagcgttgtcaagatggcggcgcccacgtcacccgcttcggagagaattcgtcaatgttattggttttttaggcatattcattgctttaaatagcacacgtgatattcgctttgcctcgcctcgccaacagcataaagaaagagggataaacttgcccaattttctattctgtgtaacgattccgcagctcttagccctaacaagacagaaccgactgtggattgccttgatttggattctTAAGGAAATGTAGTCACAGCCTTGCCAAAAGTAGCCGTTTCAGCGGTTAGCTGGTCCATCAAAGGCTAGCCACCAAGCCGGTCGCAGCAACGCTGCGTCGCAGTGCTCGTAGCACGTGTGTGCGTTGACATCGTGATCGTACTTCTCAGATGGCAGCCACCGTGTTGAAGCTGTTGCTGATGCTGTTCACGCTCGCGCTCGTTCATGTTCACGCTCGCGCATCATCACGGCTTCGATGTCGTCTCAGCTTAAAAACGCTAGGCAGTAGGGGTCCGAAAGGATGCTAGTACGCACCATGACGTTATTAAGAACCTCGCTCGGTTCGGTTACCTAAAAAAAGTCTGGCCCTACCTCCACTGTGCAGAGCACGAACCATTTGGCCACGCAACCGGCTATCTGCGTGAtgcgacttggataaccttggccatgccttggctaaatagaaaaaaactTTGTCGCAAGATATTTTCTcaatttaacaccagatggcgccactgcaacctacgctatcgttgcgttcaggttggcatacgataaactaaaagtggtcgtgcgacctcctctgttaactcccgctaaatgcttgcgtatagcgtacgcaagcgctcatacgctatactaaaagtctctagttttagctgtgcgtacgcaagtgcttgcgtacgcaaagcgctacggagCTGCGTACGTTACGCTGTCCgttccgaagtatagttttagctggccgtgccgtagcgtccctcaggcgcacgtggcgccatctagtgacaaggcgtcaaaccacataaataataattggttttttggggaaaggaaatggcgcagtatctgtctcatatatctttggacacctgaaccgcgccgtaagggaagggataaaggagggagtgaaagaagaaaggaagaataggcgccgtagtggagggctccggcataatttcgaccacctggggatctttaacgtgcactgacatcgcacagcacacgggcgccttagcgtttttcctccataaaaacgcagccgacgctcggttgaagaaattaaatccgtgattactgataactagtgtgagtgtattgggagcctttttttgttccaagaggaaaaactatgcaaaccgaagaaaatgtaagaactggctaaaagctagaaaactgcttcgccaggtgtcgttgctatgaggaaaacacactgcatatagttaAGCCTAGGAGCCtgaaaatcaccaaattatctgaaaaacaggggctagttatcgcttataccgctacgtgtgggcaagataaggcgaaataaaagcgaaccgctaccatttgagcgagctattgcgtcgaagaatcctGCGGCGacgtgtatttattccgaagcgggcgagcagggcgccgccatcttgtcaaagttagcgtacgcaagccacgcaagcgccgcaacgcaaagtccgctggctagcgtacgcacgcaagacgcagggcttgcgcttgcgttctgcgcatgcgcactaccgtccccgcaaactccttgcgtacgctaagccgttgcgtacgcacagctaaaactgtctattatctCCCGACGGAGCGCTCCGGCTTTGCAcgtcggtttcttcgaagttcaccgaccggcggagagcgggccgaccagctgacctctcctgccagcccgacggggtcctggccgcatacccctctctttctctccggctcaacttatacccctgtcacacggccagtttcaatgccgatcgagtcgagggtcatcgagattctcaatcaccatcgaactcgaaggagttgtgtcgctgctacacggcaaatctcaatggccattgaaatggttctcgttactcacgctacgcttgtgtggcgccacaatcgctactttagattttacaaaataacaaaaatatttgataaacgtatacgaaatgcttaaatacaTGCATACGCggatgtcgtttaaaacccttttaattgcacgtacgcgacggacagatgcagacactgctgtagccactctaatacaagacaaGTCAAAACCAAGCCCGTCCAACCGcatcggagcgctgcttcgttaggcttaacacATAGGAAGTCGCCTTgatttctgaaaaacaaaagctatttgtctcttgaaactttatgcgagggtaagaatgggcaaatcgaaggcgaatacaacagcttagaacacgatattgctttgaggaattagcgacgaagttgttatcgctgcgaagcgggcgggcagggcaccgccatgttgtcaacgcgaagtacgcaaacaacgcaaagaccgcaacgccaaattaatgcgcttaatgagcttaaaaccagtctgatacaattttagaattattgtacagactacttgcattagacagttttagctgtgcgtacggaAGCGCTTGCGtgcgcaaagcgctacggcgctgcgtacgCTACGCTGTCCGCTcagaagtatagttttagctgggcGTACGCTAACAGCGGGTAACCGCGACTGTGTGGACCTGCCTTACAGGTTTTAAAAATGCGCCAGCGTGTTATGTCGCGCCATCTAGTGCAAATAAATGAGAATACTTTTGCTTAGTCCAGTCGATTGGAGCCGAGCCAAGGCGCGGCCGTAGCCGACGACGTGGAAGTGTAGTTGTTCCGCCGCTACGCAGTGAGCGCGTTTAATTTGAGCGATTAGAGTCCGACGTGATTGACGCAGTCAGGATGCCCTCTAGCATCCTGTATAATCACCATGTCGCGTCGATGTTGACGTGGGAGGAAATCGACGACCTCATGTTATCAAGAAAGGACCGATGGCTTCTAAAAGGCGATTATTCATTGGAAGACATTGAGTACGACATGAGGCGCCGGAGGGAGCATGAACTCTTGAAGTATCGTTCGCGGCACGGGCTGCTGGATATTGATAGAATCGACAGCACGCTGTTCAAGCAGCAGTTCAGATTCGAGAAGGAGGACGTAGACGATTTAGTGAGGGCATTGTGCATGCCGGAACGAATTGTAAGTGCACAGCGAGTGGTCGTGCCAGGCCGCGATGCACTGTGTCTGGCGCTTCGACGCCTGGCGTATCCAAACAGGTGGTGCGACTTACAGCGGATATTCGGGCTGCATCCGTCTGTCATGTCTAGCGTGGCGTCACAAGTAATCTGTCATATCGCAAAGACTTTTCGACATTTGCTGACCGACTGCAATAATCACCTGTGGCTGACAACTACCTGCCTCCAGGAATTCGCAGACGTAAGtcaccgtttttttttgtctgtttgtgcTGCACTATTTGTAAATATCACCTACAATTCCCGGGAACCTTTACGCAATATAAAAAAGGAAGTTGAAGCAGTCTGCGCGTTACACGCTGAACAATTTTGGCTCTATTTTTTTGACGCATTAATCTttctattttaatttttttttaatgagaaaagTGCCTAAAGGAGGCAGTTAAATTAGCCGCGCCATGTTAACAGGCAGTGCATGAAATTATCCTTGTTACCTCTGTGGCAAGCACTAATCAGAGGTCCTTTCTGGAGATACCATAAACCAGAGATACCAGAAACCAGAGATACCATAAAGCTTCATTTAAGGTCTCACCAGACAAACTAAGCATTCCAGCTCAAAGACAGCATCTGCCCAGTACTGATTAAGTTAGACAGTAACTTAATGTGGGTGGGACAAGATACTACTGCAATGACTGCCTGCACGAGCCTAGGAAGTTTTGATGAGCACACACCCATGTAAACCATGTAACCCATTGCAAATAATTCTCGTGCAAACCTACCTTTCAGCTGACTTTTGTTCAAAGTGTAAGGACAATGTAAACTTAACGTGCATGAGTGCTTTCGTTGGTAATGCTGGCAGAGAGAAAACTGGTTGTGAGGAAATCATATATTTTGAAATAGCCTTCAGGAAAGTTATACTAAACAGGTAGACAGCATCATGGCACTGTTTATCTCTCCGGTGTTCTGTACCTGTGCTCTGTTTCAAAATGATGCAGCAGTCGACCAACTATAGTCAATCTTCTTAAAAAAACATGCAGCAACCAATGGTAATGCATACATAATAAGACAGTgattactcattaacatccacccaagcgcagccatatgggtgcaaaggaaagctgtacagcttccacaggAACTTCGTAGTCAAAGAAAAATGCGtcctggtcccgggttcgaacccaggaccaccacTTCACCAGAGCAGCCGCTCTGCCAAATGAGCTTAATAGGAATGCTATCCTATcaccttggggattcccctaaacattggatCATCACTATTGCATACAATGCGGTATAAGCATTTATGCACGTGTACCCATAGATAGGCCTGCCAAGGGAGTATAGCTGGCCACAGCTTATAACAGTGGATGAGAGAGTTGTGGAAGAAGAGCCATAATGTATTGAGGAATGCCAAAGTTACCCAAAGTGAACATAAGCTCGACCTCTGGCCCATTTATGGGTGTTTTCATACTTTGTCTGTTTTGGTAAACTGTGTTCTCTCTTCTGCTGACGTGTGTTTCCACACAGATTGCAAGCATTATTGACATTTCCTGCTAGAACTGTGCTGCAAAATTGACTTCACATCTAGTAATTTCATAAACGGATGTCATAGTCACAGAGGTAGTCAGCGGAATGCGTGTAATTATGACTTGACTGTAGATTTAAAGAGTGTTTCCTTCAATGAACAGCGATGTTGCTCTGCTTACTTACACTGTTTTCTTCTTCCAGGCCGTGAAAAGCAAAGGTGCTCCCTTGCGGAATTGCTGGGCCTTCATTGATGGAACAGCTCGGCCTATATGCCGGCCTAAGAGGAACCAGCGAGCGTATTTTTCGGGCCATAAGAGGGTACATTGCGTCAAATACCAATCGCTGATGTGCCCCAATGGCATTGTGTGCCAGTTGGACGGGGCATACCCTGGAAGACGGCATGATGCAGGTTGGTTCCTTTGTCAGCAACATGATAGGAGCAGGTTACATTGGTCAGCTTTAGAATCAACATTAACCACTAATGTGGAGGCTTTTGTGATGGGCATACTGCTGTGATGTGCATTACAGCAGTATAGCTGTAGTGTCTTCGAATGTGTAGCTGCATGCATAACATATGAAAGGAAGGCACCAGTGGACATGTTAATTTGTCGTCAATGTAGCTTTCAATATGCACTGACAACATGACATAACATTTTATTTGTTAACATTTTAGCCCTCAGAGTTCACGAGAAGGTAAGTGAAAGCAAAAATACATTGAAGGCAACCTAAAAGGCATGTTATGTATTCAATAATTGGAGACTTTCTTTTTGCCCTAAACAAATAATACGCAAGCATTGCACCTGCTATTTCCATTTTGTTACAAACTAAAAATGCCAGATTTGCGTTTTCTTCATTGTTATCTTTGACAGACCTGTGTGTGCTACAGCTATGTATTGGTACTTTATAGCCTAGTTTGTCCTCAAACCTGTCACTGCTGAAAATGAAGTCTATTTTCTTGCGTTTGTGGACCAATCCTCGAATTGCACAGTTTTTGTGCCTGTGCATGGTGGGCTGTTCTAAGACTCTGTGCTCCATCAAGATGGCTGCCCATGCACGCTTCATCCTCATCTGCACGGCTGCCCAGTAGCACGATGCATTGTGCTGTATCTTTCGTTACAAGATGTGGGCATGCGTTCCTGTTTCGGTTTGAAAAATACAGGGTACTAAGCCGCTAATGGCTGTTCTGTATCTTCACAGACTTCCACTCTGGTCGTTAATTTATACCTGTGTCACTTGGGACCTCATGTTTTTAATTGTAATTGAGCCCTCAAGCTGCGGCACAAGTACATGGTAAACTCTATGGCCATCAAAGGTTCCATTATCTCGCTTGGAGCTGTTGTGGCAGCACTGTTGCCGTGAGTAGGTTaaaatgaaatgcatatttacTGCAGTACTATGATTCTGCCAGTCAAGCCctctgaggctttggcaggcctgttACGTGTATTGTGTTTTTGATTGTGCAGAATAAATATTGTATATATTGTATTTGTTCCTAAACTAAATTTTGTCTTTTTGGACTAACTGCAATAGCTCTGACACTTTTGACCAAGCACGTGCTAGGCATATTTGTCCGACTGGCAAAATTATACTTGCTGCAGTATTTTCGGGGCTGGCGTACCTTCTTTATGAAAAATAAGTTCTGTATTTTAAAGCCAAGCAGTCTCTTCAGGATTCTATTGTTCAGATTTTATTCCACTATATGTAGCTTCCCACATCCCAGAGTGCACACTGCTGCAGCTGAAAGTTTGAAGTCTTCATGGATTTCAACACTTGTTTTTTGGCTGGACAGATTACTGACTTGATGCATTGCAGCTGCCCATCTAGTAGCACTCCTTTCGTCGCTAAGTCATTATTCTGTTGGTTCGAAGGCTGTCAAAGTGCCCATGTGACGGGCGTAAGTTTAACAAATATACATAGGATCCGCCAAACAGCCAAGTACCTAGCACATGTTATATCGTCACTAGTTTCATGAACGCACATGAATTTGTGTAAGCGAGGCACCCAGAAATAAATATGTAGCAGCACTGTCCTATGAAATACATATGCAGCTTTGTGTTCTTCCTGGTTCACCTCATGGCACTAACTTGTCTAGCATAGCAGCTTTCTCTGTATCGTTTCAATTTCATTATATGTACTTTgggaggcccgtgtattgtgcgatgtcagtgcactgtaaagaaccccaggtggctgaaatttccggagcctttcactacggcttccctcatagcctaagtcgctctgggacattaaacccccataacccataGCAGTTTATGTTAGCTCACATTCCTTTTTATCCTTGCTTGCTTTTAAGAGAATACGCAATTACATCGCTCATATGTCCTTAGGTTCCTCGAAGGAGATATTATAAATTTGAAAACATTTAGCCCTTTACTACCTTAAGCAATCATTTATAACCCTCTGTAATGTTCATGAGAGCCTTAGCCAAtcatgtgccattaaacccaacgcaATTTTCCTGACGTGATGAAATACACATAGGTATTTATCATGGTGACGTGCAACAGCTCTCCTGAAGCGAAGTTTAtggaatgtaaaaaaaatattgaatggATTTTGCCCTTTTCTGGTTCAGTGCATTTCATTTATGTACCCCTGTGATTCGTGATATCTTGCTGTTGCAATCGTTTGTGCAGGAATTCTTCGGGACCGCAACTTGTACGGCAAATTGGAGAGGCTGGTGGGGGGCCGAAACTACGTGATCTATGGCGACCCAGCGTACCCGCTGCAACCACTTGTGATGAAACCATATGGTGGCAACTTTCTGACCCCTCAGCAGCTTGCGTTCAACAATGGTATGAGCCGTGTACGACAAGCTGTAGAGTGGGGATTTGGTAAAGTTGTAGCAGAGTTTGCCTTCTTGGACtttaaaaaaaaccaaaaactcCTTCGGCAACAAGTTGCTGAGATGTACAAGGCAGGAACTATTCTGTCCAACTGTCATACATGCCTATATGGCAGCCAGGTGTCATATTATTTTGCACTGAGGCCCCCTTCTTTGCATGACTATCTGAATCGTCATTGCACCTACTGAAAGACGATTCCATGCCATTGTCGGCTCAGCAAAAGGTTCTCAGCCATCGAATTAACAAGGATTAGCCTCATGGTTTCAGTGTCAACACTACAAGCTGCCAACCGCCTGCTCGCAGTCACTACACTGGCTGGAGTAGttgtggaggcccgtgtactttacTCATACATGGTTAATTATGGAAAAATACAAGATGTGCCAATCACGTACTCAAACGAAAACCTACAAGAGTACCTACGCGACCAAGGCGTCATCTCAGCAAGGCGGCTCACCGCTCACGTTCCTGAAAATGGTGGCAAGATCAGAGAGGCACGTCGTTATCTAGGAaccccgtcttcgactcctggaatattacaattcttcctgtaTGACTGGTGAGGTCCCAacagaatggaagctggcgaaaattgtgcctgttttgaaaccttgtaagcagccaacaagctgcGCATCCTTCCGGCCCGT
Protein-coding sequences here:
- the LOC144121598 gene encoding uncharacterized protein LOC144121598 → MPSSILYNHHVASMLTWEEIDDLMLSRKDRWLLKGDYSLEDIEYDMRRRREHELLKYRSRHGLLDIDRIDSTLFKQQFRFEKEDVDDLVRALCMPERIVSAQRVVVPGRDALCLALRRLAYPNRWCDLQRIFGLHPSVMSSVASQVICHIAKTFRHLLTDCNNHLWLTTTCLQEFADAVKSKGAPLRNCWAFIDGTARPICRPKRNQRAYFSGHKRVHCVKYQSLMCPNGIVCQLDGAYPGRRHDAGILRDRNLYGKLERLVGGRNYVIYGDPAYPLQPLVMKPYGGNFLTPQQLAFNNGMSRVRQAVEWGFGKVVAEFAFLDFKKNQKLLRQQVAEMYKAGTILSNCHTCLYGSQVSYYFALRPPSLHDYLNRHCTY